From the genome of Ralstonia insidiosa:
GCCGTCAGGTTGTGGTGGCTGCGCAGGGCCAGTGCATCCTGGTCTTCGCGGCGGATGCCCCAGCGCTTGGCCATCAGCTCGCAGTGCTCCCCCATCGACAGGCCCGTGCGCGGCTCACTGTTGCGCGGCAGGAGTGGGCGCACGAACATCGACGGCCGCAGGCCGGCCAGTGCTTTGAGGCGCGCGCCGGTGGATTTGGCGCGATTGGCTTCCAGCAGGATCTTGCGCATCTTCTCGTTCAGGCCGACGGGCGCGTCGGACGTCGTATCCGTGCCGCCCGCGATGCCCACGTCGATCTGCCCCAGCGCGATCTTGTTGGCGACCAGGATGGCGGCTTCCAGCCCCGTGCCGCATGCCTGCTGCACGTCGTACGCGGGCGTTTGCTTGGCGAGCGTGGTGGAGAGCACCGATTCGCGTGTCAGATTGAAATCCCGCGAGAGCTTGATCACGGCGCCGGCCACCACTTCGTCCAGGCGCTGGCCGTGCAGGTTGAATCGGTCGACCAGGCCCTGCAGCGCGGCGGTCAGCATCTGCTGGTTCGATGCGGTGGCATAAGCCGTGTTCGAGCGGGCAAACGGAATGCGGTTGCCCCCGAGGATGGCGACGCGACGCACCTGAGTGTTGACGAGCATGGATCTACTCTCCCGTGTGTTCTTGTTGTGCCTGCGGCAGCGTCAGCACGCCGCGCAGATAGGGTCTGTCGCCGGCAGTGTTGCGTACCTCGAAGGCGCCACCCGGCGCGGCATCTTCGGCTTGCCAGAGCGTGGCGGCGCCCGGCAGTTGCAGCGGCGTCTTGAATTCGGCCACCACTTCGCCCCGGGCAAGTGGCGCGGCCGGCAGCAACGCTGCCAGCGCGCGCGCCTTGGTCCACATGCCGTGGGCGATGGGGTGGGCGAAGCCAAACAACCTCGCGCCAAGGTTCGATACGTGGATCGGATTCCAGTCGCCTGAGACACGGGCGTAGCGGCGGCCGGTGTCGGCGGGCGCATCCCAGTGGCCATCGGGCGACAGGTCTTGCGTCGCCGGCAAGGCGATCAGCGGCGCGCCCTGCGGAGACGGCACGCCCACGCGCAGGTAGGTCGAGAGCGATTCCCACACCACTGCACCGGCCCGAATGACGGCTGTCTCGATGGCAAACGCCTGTCCGCGCGCATGCTGGAACAGTCGGCGCGGGCGGACCTCCACACGCACGCGTTCACCGGCGGTGAGTGGTTGATGCTGACGGATCGTGTTGCACAGATGCACCAGCCCGATCACCGGATACGGGAACGTCGATTCCGTCATCAGCATGAGTTGCAGCGGAAAGCCCAGCAGGTGCGGGTACGTTATCGGCACGCCGTGTGCGGGCGAGAAGCCACAGACTGCTGCGTAGTGCGCGATGTGCTCCGCATCCAGCGGCACCTCTTGCCGCACCAGTGTGTGGCGCGGCAGCGGCCCGCCGCGCTTGCCCTTGCGTTGCGACAGCAGCGCCCGCCACGCCAGCGCCCTGGCCGATGGCGGTGTGGTCACCAGCGTCTGCGTGGCAGCGAATGGCGTGACAGTCGCGCGGGGGCGTGCGGCAACGGTGGGCGGCATGATTGTTCTACGCTCCGAGCAGGCTCTGGCCGCACACGCGTACCACGTTGCCTGTCACACCGTTGGATGCCGGACACGCAAACCACGCAATCGCCTCGGCCACGTCGACGGGTTGGCCGCCCTGGCTCATGGCATTCATGCGGCGGCCCGCCTCGCGAATAGCGAAGGGCACGGCCGCCGTCATCTGCGTTTCGATAAAGCCCGGTGCGACGGCGTTGATGGTGATGCCGCGTTCGGCCAGCGGCGGCGCACTGGCTTGTACCAGCCCGATCACACCCGCCTTGGACGTCGCATAGTTGGTCTGCCCCAGGTTGCCCGCAATACCGCTGATGGACGACACGCACACGATGGCCCCGCCCGCATGCAGCGCGTTGGCGGCGAGCAGCGCGTCGTTGATACGCAACTGCGCGGTGAGGTTGATGTCGAGCACGCTGCGCCACGCCGGTTCGGCCATGCGGGCGATGGTCTTGTCGCGCGTGATGCCGGCGTTGTGCACGAGGATGTCGATGCCGCCCAGCGCCGCCAACTGCTGTGCGAGCACGGCGGGTGTTTCCGGCGCGGCAATGTCATAGGCCAGCGCTTCACCGCCGATCTCCTGCGCCACGGCGTTCAACCCTTCCTGTGCAGCCGGCACATCGAGGCACAGCACACGCGCACCGTCACGCGCCAGCACGTGCGTAATTGCCGCGCCGATGCCACGCGAGGCCCCCGTCACCAGTGCGGTACGCCCGGCCAGCGGCTTCTGCCAATCCACGGAAGCCGGCGCTGCGGCGCGCACGCGCACCACCTGCCCCGATACATATGCTGAGCGCGCCGACAGCAGAAAGCGCAGCGTTGACGCCGCTACGTTCTCGGCGCCCTCCGCCACGTAGACGAGCTGCGCCGTGCAACCACGCCGGATCTCCTTGCCAAGCGAGCGCGTCATCCCCTCCAGCGCGCGCTGGGCGATAGCAGCCTGCGGCGTCTTGCAATCTTCAGGCGGGCGGCCAATGACCACCACGCGCCCGCAGCGGCCGACTGCACGCACGCCATCGTGGAATACGTGATACAGCGCGTCGAGGTCTTCCGTTGTCTGCATGCCGGTGGCATCGAAGACGATGCCGCCGACGCGGTCAAATGCATCGCCTTCCTTGCCGGTGGGTGCAACAAAGCGCCCGGTGATCTGCCCGTGCCGGTTAGCAGCGCCGAGCCATTCGGGGTCGCTTTCATGAAAGCGCGTGGGCACGCCGATTTCGGCAAACAGCGCGGCCAGTGTTTCGCGCATTGCGCCGCCGGGTGCGGCACCCACCAGAAACGGGCCGATGAACTCCGGTTTCCCTTCCTGATACCGGCGCAACGGCACCGGCTGTGGCAGGCCAAGGTTGGCCGACAGCCATTTTCCAAAACCGGAACCGACGAAATCGAGGTACTTGTCTTGCATCGTTGTTGTTGTCTTGTTCTATGTCACGCCGTCAGGCTGCGCGGCGTTCGGCGGTTTGCAAGGCGTCGAGCGCATCCTTGCGGCGCTGCAGATCGGCCAGCAGGTTGAAGTCGGGCGGGAAGTCGTCCACGGCGACGGCGTGTTCGCCGTAGCGCGCGTAGTCGCACAGTTGCTTGCGTTCGGCCTCGTCGATGAGGCCTTGTGCCACGGCCTGCGCGGTCCAATCTTCGAAGTCGGGAAGGCTTTGCGGCACGGGCGGCAGCTTGCCTTCTCGGACGACGGGTTTCAAGCGCTGCTCGATGGCATCCACCGCCGGTTGGAGGCGGAAGGCCCATTCACCGTAAGCGATCGGGTCGATGTCGGGCGTGGGGCAGTACGAATCGGCCAGCAGGCGGTCACGCGCTGTGCCAGGCGTCTGCATCAGTTCGGCTACCTGTGCGGCCAGTGCGTCAGACGGTTTGCGATAAGGCGAGCCGAACGGGAAGATCAGCGCGCGCAGCAACCCGGCGATGCCGCGGTTCGGGAAGTTCGCCAGCACGCCGTCCAATGCGTCGTGCGCTTTGACTAGGGCGTCCTGCACCGACCAGTGCACCAGCGGCGCATCTTCAACTGGGCGGCCTTCGTCTTCAAAGCGCTTGAGCGCCGACGAGATCAGATACATCTGCGAGAGGATGTCGCCCAGGCGCCCGGTGATGCTTTCGCGGCGCTTGAGCGTGCCGCCCAGCGTGAACATCGACACATCGGACAGCAGCGCCAGTGCGGTCGAGAAGCGGTTGACGGCCTGGTAGTAGCGCTGCATCTCGGGCGCGGCATGGCTTGGCGCTGGCGCCACGCGACCGCCCGAG
Proteins encoded in this window:
- a CDS encoding MaoC/PaaZ C-terminal domain-containing protein, encoding MPPTVAARPRATVTPFAATQTLVTTPPSARALAWRALLSQRKGKRGGPLPRHTLVRQEVPLDAEHIAHYAAVCGFSPAHGVPITYPHLLGFPLQLMLMTESTFPYPVIGLVHLCNTIRQHQPLTAGERVRVEVRPRRLFQHARGQAFAIETAVIRAGAVVWESLSTYLRVGVPSPQGAPLIALPATQDLSPDGHWDAPADTGRRYARVSGDWNPIHVSNLGARLFGFAHPIAHGMWTKARALAALLPAAPLARGEVVAEFKTPLQLPGAATLWQAEDAAPGGAFEVRNTAGDRPYLRGVLTLPQAQQEHTGE
- a CDS encoding 3-oxoacyl-ACP reductase — encoded protein: MQDKYLDFVGSGFGKWLSANLGLPQPVPLRRYQEGKPEFIGPFLVGAAPGGAMRETLAALFAEIGVPTRFHESDPEWLGAANRHGQITGRFVAPTGKEGDAFDRVGGIVFDATGMQTTEDLDALYHVFHDGVRAVGRCGRVVVIGRPPEDCKTPQAAIAQRALEGMTRSLGKEIRRGCTAQLVYVAEGAENVAASTLRFLLSARSAYVSGQVVRVRAAAPASVDWQKPLAGRTALVTGASRGIGAAITHVLARDGARVLCLDVPAAQEGLNAVAQEIGGEALAYDIAAPETPAVLAQQLAALGGIDILVHNAGITRDKTIARMAEPAWRSVLDINLTAQLRINDALLAANALHAGGAIVCVSSISGIAGNLGQTNYATSKAGVIGLVQASAPPLAERGITINAVAPGFIETQMTAAVPFAIREAGRRMNAMSQGGQPVDVAEAIAWFACPASNGVTGNVVRVCGQSLLGA